Proteins encoded by one window of Anguilla rostrata isolate EN2019 chromosome 9, ASM1855537v3, whole genome shotgun sequence:
- the si:ch211-103f14.3 gene encoding zona pellucida-like domain-containing protein 1 — translation MGTGKMDTIHFLCFFIFALAFIKSSQSLNSTDCGAGYRRPEYTDISVECGTTTIDLAILVCPVIYTGYNESLLVMNNVQNNPDCKGTLDSTANPPVVRFKFPLNQTNACGSFFRTTSAAGTGIFSDFSNIQTVNISGVIRSNDPTIGIVTYNAELKYFYSCAYPLEYLVNNTQIDVSASSIAVKDNNGSFISTLSLELFSDPGYTLPMTIPPLGIELRTNIYVQVKATNLTSEYNVLLDRCYASTSVYPTNSTFFNLFVSCSRDQMTTMSVNGESQSARFSFPAFRFLEQQNETVSTYYLHCITRLCERSTCSSFKQCNRKKREADSTGITNGLSDSKTISGGPIITKSDSIQTSKEEVLSESNNAEASVGLGVAVGILALACIVMVGMGFFFYRRLHPGTSKVFHS, via the exons ATGGGCACTGGAAAGATGGacacaatacattttctctgtttcttcaTCTTCGCCTTGGCATTCATCAAAAGCAGCCAATCTCTGAACAGCACTGATTGTGGTGCAGGATACAGACGTCCAG AGTACACTGACATCTCTGTGGAATGTGGGACCACCACCATCGACCTGGCTATCCTCGTCTGCCCAGTCATATACACCGGCTACAATGAATCGCTGTTGGTAATGAACAATGTCCAGAATAATCCAGACTGCAAGGGGACCCTGGATTCCACTGCAAACCCCCCAGTTGTGCGGTTCAAATTCCCACTGAACCAGACCAATGCCTGTGGCAGCTTCTTCAGA ACGACCAGCGCGGCTGGCACTGggatattttcagatttctccAACATCCAGACGGTCAACATCAGTGGTGTAATTCGGTCAAATGATCCCACCATCGGTATCGTCACCTACAATGCAGAACTGAAGTATTTCTACTCTTGCGCCTACCCTCTGGAGTACCTGGTCAACAACACGCAGATTGATGT GTCGGCATCCTCCATCGCGGTGAAAGACAACAATGGGAGCTTCATCAGCACACTGAGCCTCGAGCTGTTCAGC GATCCAGGATACACCTTACCAATGACCATTCCTCCCTTGGGAATTGAGCTGAGGACCAATATCTATGTGCAAGTCAAGGCGACAAACTTGACCTCCGA ATACAATGTGCTTCTGGACCGATGCTATGCATCCACATCTGTATACCCCACCAACTCAACCTTTTTCAACCTCTTTGTCTC atGCTCGAGAGACCAGATGACAACGATGAGTGTGAACGGAGAGAGTCAAAGTGCTCGGTTCTCATTCCCAGCCTTCCGTTTCCTCGAGCAGCAGAATGAGACTGTCTCCACCTACTACCTGCATTGCATCACCAGACTGTGTGAGAGGAGTACCTGCTCTTCGTTCAAG CAATGTaacaggaagaagagagaggcgGATTCAACTGGCATTACAAACGGCTTGTCCGACTCCAAAACCATCAGTGGAGGGCCAATCATCACCAAATCAGACAGTA ttcaaaCATCGAAAGAAGAAG TGCTGTCTGAGTCCAACAACGCTGAAGCCTCCGTTGGTCTGGGCGTGGCTGTCGGCATTCTGGCCCTCGCCTGCATCGTTATGGTCGGCATGGGATTCTTCTTCTACCGGAGACTGCACCCTGGCACCTCCAAAGTCTTCCACAGCTAA